One segment of Clarias gariepinus isolate MV-2021 ecotype Netherlands chromosome 6, CGAR_prim_01v2, whole genome shotgun sequence DNA contains the following:
- the LOC128526528 gene encoding uncharacterized protein C1orf226 homolog: protein MFENSSAGEQLKQGTKLSSTSGRRDFLSPGGQKSSPYLKNLGKAMGAKVNDLLRRKEPGSLGDIGVTAVNKNVGAVWASHKVTANGHVSLDPFPRLDPPPPTNKKRHPRALKTTQEMMISSDPVVASPELSDSSFLSSPEKSHQVKVPEQPKKPEKPSGTINALETQNNVEMKGQCADMDGVQTAGEQKERVAMEDDQSHGLLSVPDLIHKDGLELKQKLSSTEARMASTPRPGKGDCRINVSEEELLQNGSVEHMRSSNGENEEPHPDLLSFE from the exons ATGTTTGAGAACTCGAGCGCAGGTGAGCAGCTGAAGCAGGGGACGAAGCTGAGCTCCACCTCCGGCCGACGTGACTTCTTGTCTCCGGGAGGCCAAAAAAGCAGCCCCTACTTGAAGAACCTGGGGAAAGCCATGGGGGCTAAAGTCAATGACCTGCTGCGCCGCAAGGAGCCCGGGAGTCTGGGGGACATCGGAGTCACAGCGGTGAACAAGAATGTGGGAGCGGTGTGGGCCAGCCATAAAGTAACCGCTAACGG ccaCGTTTCATTGGACCCCTTCCCTCGCCTGGATCCTCCACCTcccaccaacaaaaagcgtcaCCCCCGTGCTTTGAAGACCACTCAGGAAATGATGATCTCCTCTGACCCGGTGGTAGCCTCTCCAGAGCTCTCAGACTCCTCGTTCCTGTCCTCCCCCGAAAAGAGCCACCAAGTCAAAGTGCCCGAGCAACCCAAAAAGCCTGAAAAACCCTCAGGAACCATTAATGCTCTCGAGACCCAGAATAACGTGGAGATGAAAGGCCAGTGCGCTGACATGGATGGCGTCCAAACAGCAGGTGAACAGAAGGAACGTGTCGCCATGGAAGATGATCAGTCACACGGGCTGCTCTCTGTTCCCGACCTAATCCACAAGGACGGCCTCGAGCTCAAGCAGAAACTGAGCAGCACTGAGGCTAGGATGGCGTCCACACCACGTCCAGGGAAAGGAGACTGCCGCATCAACGTGAGCGAAGAAGAACTTCTTCAGAACGGCTCAGTGGAACATATGAGAAGCTCCAACGGGGAGAACGAGGAACCACACCCAGACCTGCTGTCATTTGAGTAG